In bacterium, a single window of DNA contains:
- the lpxK gene encoding tetraacyldisaccharide 4'-kinase, producing MNFSDIIKIAFLWPVSLLYGLIMEVRAGAYKTGLFRSHKAAVPVISIGNIVAGGTGKTPMAIYVAQILMGQGLRTAVLSRGYRRKSKTKDQISKSLVVSDGLNVLCPVAEAGDEPYLIASRLLGTKERPGAMIIVGRDRVAGAEKAVELGAQVIVLDDGFQHLRLQRDLDIVLLDGQRPYDNGWLLPVGMLREPVRALRRADAIVLTRCNNLNSEFRILNSEAARFKTRHKTGQPYKFGDRSAPGLEALKSSRIILFSGIARPESFEQSVRQAGLSFASHIKYPDHHHYTRDNLTHIAGKAQGCDFLLTTDKDAVKLPPGIDLGKPLLVLPVEIEFMDEEQKQRFNRSVMDGVKLK from the coding sequence ATGAATTTTTCAGATATCATAAAGATCGCTTTCCTTTGGCCGGTCTCCCTGCTTTACGGGTTGATAATGGAGGTGAGGGCGGGCGCTTATAAGACAGGTTTGTTCAGGAGCCATAAGGCTGCGGTCCCGGTCATCTCCATCGGCAACATCGTTGCCGGCGGCACCGGCAAGACGCCGATGGCCATTTACGTGGCGCAGATCCTGATGGGCCAGGGCCTTCGAACGGCGGTGCTGTCGCGGGGATACAGAAGAAAATCAAAAACAAAAGATCAAATATCAAAATCGCTGGTTGTTAGCGATGGGCTTAATGTACTGTGTCCCGTAGCTGAGGCCGGAGATGAGCCTTACCTGATTGCATCCCGTCTGCTGGGAACGAAGGAGCGGCCGGGCGCAATGATCATCGTCGGCCGGGACCGGGTGGCCGGTGCGGAGAAGGCAGTGGAGCTGGGGGCGCAGGTCATAGTGCTGGATGATGGGTTCCAACACCTGCGGCTGCAACGCGACCTGGACATCGTGCTGCTGGACGGACAGAGGCCGTATGACAACGGCTGGCTGCTGCCGGTTGGGATGCTGCGGGAGCCGGTCAGAGCGCTGCGCCGGGCTGATGCCATTGTGCTGACCAGGTGCAACAACCTGAATTCAGAATTCAGAATTCTGAATTCTGAAGCCGCAAGGTTTAAGACCCGGCATAAGACCGGACAGCCTTATAAATTTGGAGACAGGTCTGCTCCCGGCCTGGAAGCACTGAAGAGCTCCAGGATAATTTTATTCTCCGGCATTGCCCGGCCGGAATCCTTTGAGCAGAGCGTCAGGCAGGCCGGGCTTTCATTTGCCTCCCACATTAAATATCCCGACCATCATCATTATACCCGGGACAACTTAACGCACATCGCCGGAAAGGCCCAGGGTTGCGATTTTCTGCTGACCACCGATAAGGACGCGGTAAAGCTTCCGCCCGGCATCGATCTTGGAAAGC